The following proteins are co-located in the Microcystis wesenbergii NRERC-220 genome:
- a CDS encoding putative toxin-antitoxin system toxin component, PIN family, whose amino-acid sequence MSKVRYVFDTNVIISSLLFEGSNPDLAIRYALQNGNILFSLELIEEIDEVLSRAKFRKYITDEEREEFLDSFIDRGILIEVVDVVKECRDAKDDKILELSLSGKADLIISGDKDLLVLNPFRSIQIQSVEQFLKSVGHYPPNKEA is encoded by the coding sequence GTGAGTAAAGTGAGATACGTTTTTGATACCAACGTGATCATTAGCTCTTTGCTGTTTGAGGGCAGTAATCCTGACTTGGCAATTAGGTATGCACTCCAAAATGGCAACATTTTGTTCTCATTAGAACTAATAGAAGAAATTGACGAAGTTCTCAGTCGTGCAAAGTTTAGAAAATATATCACAGATGAAGAAAGGGAAGAATTTTTAGACAGCTTTATAGATAGGGGAATATTGATTGAGGTGGTAGATGTTGTCAAGGAGTGCCGTGATGCCAAGGATGACAAGATTTTAGAGTTATCGCTTAGTGGTAAAGCTGATTTGATTATCAGTGGAGATAAAGATCTGTTGGTTCTTAATCCTTTTCGCTCAATACAAATACAATCTGTTGAGCAGTTTCTAAAAAGTGTTGGTCACTATCCACCAAACAAAGAGGCATAA
- a CDS encoding metal ABC transporter permease gives MGNNLLTGLIEPLQYSFMQRSLIEAIIVGIICAVVGTYLMVQRLALLGDAISHSVLPGLAIAFIGNFNLLLGALLASMVSTLLINLIRNRSPIKEDAAMGIVFSAFFALGITLITLIQKNNKIDLNHFLFGNILGVTAADIRDTLIIAVIVLLTVLLLYKELLFYTFDKIGAQAAGLPVNLLDLGLMLLIGLTIVASLQAVGVILVLSLLITPAATAYLLVTRLHQVMGVGVGVGIISSISGMYLSYYWNLPSGPAIVLVAFTLFMLAFLFSPRQGIFTHPSSLGGQLSIWGEMKNLLRRR, from the coding sequence TCATGCAGAGATCCCTAATTGAAGCTATCATCGTCGGGATCATCTGTGCGGTGGTGGGAACCTACCTGATGGTACAACGTTTGGCCCTCTTGGGCGATGCCATCAGTCACTCGGTTTTACCCGGACTAGCGATCGCTTTTATTGGTAATTTTAATCTTCTCCTGGGTGCTTTACTAGCCTCAATGGTCAGTACCCTACTGATTAACTTGATCCGTAATCGTTCCCCAATCAAAGAAGATGCGGCCATGGGTATTGTTTTCTCGGCTTTTTTTGCCCTTGGCATCACCCTGATCACTCTCATCCAAAAAAACAACAAAATTGACCTTAATCACTTTCTCTTCGGCAATATTCTCGGTGTTACTGCTGCCGACATTCGCGATACCCTAATTATTGCCGTTATCGTTTTATTAACCGTTTTGCTCCTGTATAAAGAACTATTATTCTACACTTTCGACAAAATCGGGGCGCAAGCGGCGGGTTTACCGGTAAATTTATTAGATTTAGGCTTAATGCTCCTGATCGGCCTGACAATCGTTGCTAGTCTCCAAGCGGTGGGAGTAATCCTCGTTTTGTCCCTTTTGATTACCCCGGCAGCCACTGCTTATCTTTTAGTTACTCGTCTTCATCAAGTCATGGGTGTGGGTGTGGGTGTGGGTATTATTTCTAGTATCAGTGGGATGTATTTAAGTTATTACTGGAATTTACCCTCTGGACCGGCGATCGTGCTTGTCGCTTTTACCCTATTTATGTTGGCCTTTTTATTCAGTCCCCGTCAAGGAATTTTCACTCATCCCTCTAGTCTAGGTGGTCAACTTTCTATCTGGGGAGAGATGAAAAATTTGTTGAGACGACGTTAG